GCCGAACTCTCGCGCCTCATCGAAGAGAAAGCGAAGCCGGTCGTTGATGAATACGCCACCATTGGCCGTGAGGCCGCAGAGAAGATCGTTTCCGCCGCCCAGCAGAGTGCCGAGCTTCTGACCCAGAGCAACAGCGGCATGGTCGGGATGGTGGAACAGGTCATCAGCGATTACGCAGCTGCCGGAACGGATGCGGCGAGCAAGCTCGTTGCCGCCACCCGCCAGAGCACCGACATGCTGTCGGAAACCCACACGGCCATGGCAGACGCCGTCGAACAGGGTATCGACAAATATGCCCGCGCTGGCAGCGATGCGGCAAACAAGCTCGTCGCGGCCACCCGCCAGAGCACCGATATGCTGTCGCAGACCCATAACAGCATGGCCGAAATCGTCGAGCAGTCGGCGACCAACTTCAACTCGGCTGTCGAGCGCGCTGCACAGGAATTCGGCTCGGCTGATGCCGCATTGAATGCCTCTGCGACACGCTTCTCCGAGTCTGCATCGCAGGCCGCCGACATGGTCTCCAGTTCCAGCCGCCTGCTCGAAGGGAAGATCGACCGCCTGTCGAACATTTCCGGCCAGACGCTGGCCCAGGTCGCCGGTATCGTCGGTCGCTTCGAGGAACACTCGAAGGTGCTGAGCCAGGCATCCGAACTGCTCAACGCAGCGCAGTCGAGCCTCGTCGGCACGCTGGAAGAACGTCAGGAAGCGCTTCGCAGCCTGTCTGTCGGTCTCGTCAAGCGGTCTGAAGAAATCGAAAATGCGATGCGCAACGTCGTTGGCGTCGTTGAAACCACGCTCAACGAAGCCGAGGAGCGCTCGCAGAACGTTGCCGGCAACCTGCGTGACAATCTGCAGGCGTCCTTCTCGGATATCGGCCGTTCGCTCGAAGAGACGGAGCAGCGCGCCCGCTCGGCAGCGCAGACCATGCGCGGTGCCCTGCTGGCTGCAGGTCAGGATGCGAGCCGTTCGATCGAAAGCACGCTAACGGACGCGCAGAAATATTCCGACGAGTTGGTCAACCGCCTGCGCGGCGGCGTCGAATCCTCGCTTTCGGAAGTCGACAACCTTCTCGGCAGTGCGTCGGAGAAATCCAATGCCGCGGCGGCCAACCTCAAAGAAACGTTGCGTCAGGCCGTCGAGGAAGCTGTCAGCCGCTTCGCCGGCGCCACGGACGAAATCCGCCGCTCAAGCCACGATATCCGTCGCGAGCTGGATGCAACACGCGCGGAATTGAAACGCGGTGCGTTCGACCTGCCGGAGGAAGCCAAGGAAAGCGCGGCCGCCATGCGCCGCGCCGTTTCCGAGCAGATCAAGGCGCTTCAGGATATTTCCCAGCTCGTCGGCCGCTCGGCCCATCAGATGGAAGTGTCCGAACCTGTCGCCCGCGCCATTGCCGCAACCCAGCCCGCCGCAGAACGCCGCGTTGAGCCGCGTCCGCAGCCTGCAGCCCCGGCGGCGGTTCAACAGCAGCGCCCGGTACAGCAGCAGCCAGCACCTGCCCTGCGCGGCACGCTGCCACTCGAGAACCGTCAGGTCGAAAACCGGCAAGTTGAGAATCGTCAGGCACCCGCTCCGTCGCAGCCGGTTTCACCCAGCCAGGCTGGACGTCGCGAAGAAGGCGGCGGCTGGATCAGCGATCTGTTGCGTGGCGCATCGCAGGAAACGCCTGCCGCCTCGACACCGCGCGCCACGGCCGAGCAGCAGCCGACCCGCGCGGCCGATACCCGTAATCCGCGCCATATGGTGGAATCGCTGAACTCGCTCTCGGTCGATATCGCCCGGGCCATCGACCATGATGCCTCCGTGGAACTGTGGCGCCGTTACCAGCGTGGCGAGCGCGACGTCTTCACCCGTCGTCTCTACACGCTGAAGGGGCAGACGACCTTTGACGAGATCAAGCGCAAATATGAGCGGGAAGCTGAATTCCGCACCGCCGTGGACCGCTACATCAATGATTTCGAGAAGCTGCTTGCTGATGTCGCCCGCACCGACCGCGACCGGACCGTCACCCAGTCTTACCTCACCTCCGATACCGGCAAGGTCTATACGATGCTCGCCCATGCCGCGGGTCGGTTCAACTGACACCAGCAGCGCAGATACAAGAAAACCCCGGTTGAAAGGCCGGGGTTTTCATTTGTCGTCGCTATGCTTCGTTGTTTGCAACAACCTAATGTCAGGGAATGGCGGCGTTAAATCTCAAACGTGCCAGACGCCACACGAATCGCGTGACCGCCGATGCGGGCCCGGGCGATTTCGTTGTCCTTGATGTCCATGCGCAGATGGATGTGGGATGGTCTTTCCATCTCCACGCCCTGCTCTATCAGCAGTGGGTAGTGGCCATCCGTCAGGCCATCGAAATGGTGGATCGCGCCAGAGAGGGCGGCGGCGGCCGAGCCGGTAGCCGGGTCTTCGGCAATTCCCATTTCGGGGGAGAACATGCGGGCGTGGAACTTTGCCGCATGATTGACCCCGCCGCGACAATAGATGTAGGCGGCCGTCAGCCGGCCTTCGACCAGCGGGGCTGTGCGCAGCCACAGATTGGCGTCAAAATCCATCTCCCTGATCGCGGCGATATTGTGCATCGGCACCAGCAGGAACGGCACGCCTGCCGTCCAGATCGATGGGACGTGGTTCTCGAAGCCCAGATGCCCTTCGCTCACGCCCAAGGCGTCGGCAAGCGCTGCGTGATCGAGCGGCAGATCAACGCGGGAGGATTTGCGCGGCAGATCGAATTCCGCAAAGCTGATAGCGCCTGAGCGCATCTTCACGGCGCATCGCACCGGACCCACTTTTTCCTCGAGCACGCAAACCATATCGATGTCGTCATCGCTCTTACTGCGGTTACGCTCGGCGATGGCGACGGCCGCACCAACGGTCGGGTGGCCGGCGAAGGGCAACTCGCCTGACGGCGTGAAGATGCGCAGCGACGCGGCATGTGCCGGGTTGGTGGAGCGATTGATGAAAACCGTTTCGGAAAGGTTCATTTCCCGGGCAATCGACTGCATCGTGGCCTGAGAAAGATCATCGGCGTCATACATCACCGCGAGTGGGTTTCCCGCCATCTTCGTCTCGGTAAAGACATCGTAGATATCGTATTTCAGCGCCACGTCCGTCTCCTGCCACTCGCCATGTCATTAGCCATCGCAAACTGCATCAGCCGGCCCCGCACCGCAACCCTTGTTGAAGGGCAGAAATCAAGAAGCTGTGGACCGGAGCTACACGTACGGCGCTCGGCGAACGGTTGCGTCAGCGAAAGACCTTGTCGCAGGCAGCAGACTTCATGTACCAAGGGTGCATCTTGCGGCTAGATCTCCACCTCGCTCTGAGGTTTCTTGGGTTTCCAGCCGCTTCAAGAGGTTGCAGCGTCTGGCAGACCATTCGGGTTCTGTCCCGCTGTCGAGGGAAGCGGATGTCGCATTCTACCTACTCACTCTCCTTCGTTGCTTCGCCAGCCGAGGACGCGCAGTCGGCGCTGACGGAGCTGAAGGCCGTTTACGGCGACACGCCGTTTGAGGAGGCGGAGGTTATTGTTGCGCTCGGCGGCGACGGCTTCATGCTGCAAATTCTCAACGAGACGATGAATTCCGGAAAGCGCGTCTATGGCATGAACCGCGGCTCCGTCGGCTTCCTGATGAATGACTATCGGGTGGACGGCCTGCTGGAGCGTATCGCCGTGGCAAGCGGCAATGATTTTCACCCGCTGCGCATGACGACGACGGACGCCGATGGCGACGAATTCACCGCCCTTGCCATGAACGAGGTGAGCCTGTTTCGTCAGTCGCATCAGGCTGCCAAACTTCGCGTTGAAGTGGACGGCAAGGTGAGACTGGAAGAGTTGATCTGCGACGGCATGATGGTGGCAACACCGGCAGGGTCGACAGCCTATAATTTTTCCGCCCATGGCCCCATCCTGCCGCTGGAATCGCCACTTCTGGCGCTCACCCCGGTCAGCGCTTTCCGACCGCGGCGATGGCGCGGTGCCTTATTACCGAATAAGGTAACCGTCGATATTCATGTGCTGGAGCGCGACAAACGGCCTGTGAACGCGGTTGCCGACCACACGGAGGTGAAATCCGTTCGTCATGTCAGGATTGCACAATCACAGGACAGGACGGCAAGAATTCTGTCTGATCCGGATCGTTCATGGTCTGACCGGGTTCTAGCCGAACAGTTCAATAACTAAGCCAGTGACCACGATTGCCATGCACACCAAGACATACCTCCTTGCTGCTCTCTTGCTTGCCTCGGCTGCCTTCCCGGTATCAGCGCAGACGGCGGCAATCGATACGCTGCCCGTTTCGGCCATATTCGTCGTCAGCAGCGGCCTGTGGGAGGACAGGAATCTCGAACCGGTAAAGGGTCCCGACGGGCAATTGCACCCGCCACCCGCCTCGCCCACACGCGGCTATTACAAGGTCATCGCCATCCGCCAGACCGATGGGACGGCAAAGGTTTATCTTCAACGTATCGTCTTCACCGCCGAAGGCCCGAAGCTTCTCGAAAACATCGAACTCGACGAGTTCAATCAGATGAAGTCCTACGTCACGGATATCCGCCCGGAAAGCTCGAACGGTGCCCCCACCTCGCCCGGCCTCTTCGTCACCGTCTATCTGAAGACGGACCCGATGGCCAAGGAGGCAGAGAGCTGGACGATTCTCATCGACGAGCTAGGTGAGATGAAGGTGGAAAAAGCGTCCAACTGATCCTCGGACACATGGCCGAACACGCTTATGCGCGCAGCGCCTCTGGCCCAGCAAGAACCGCTCCAAAATGATGCTTCCACAATCTCGCACCAAGCTTGCCGCTGCGATCGAGGCTGGAGCCGACCGTTAGCCACGGCAAAAGCGTTGGGTGCAACCCCGCATCGAAAAGGGCGAAACCGGCCGCGAGCACGCACGTATCCGCCTGGATGCCGCACACGAGAACCCTGTCGAGTTTCAGCGACAGCAGGTACTCTATAACGTCCCGCGGCGGGCCATAGCCGTGTTTGATGAAGATGCGATCGGCGGGGACAAGCGACGGGTCGTCCGCACTTGGTTTCCAGCCGAGCTGACGCTCGAAGGGTGTTACGCTTTCATCATGACGCTCGACGGTCGCGATGCTGGGCATGGTCGCGGCAAGCGCTGTAATCTCCGCCACCAGGGCTGCCGGAGGATGAAAGCTTGGCTGGACGTCAACGATGTAGAGCGCCTGTTTCACACCTGTTCTCCAACGAAAAGCCCCTCGCAATGGGATGCGAGGGGCGATGTTTCATTCCATGTTCCGCAACAGTCTCAGTCGATATCCGAGACTTCGACATCCGCGCCGCCGCTGATCCGGTGGGCGAGTGCGGCTTCCATGAACTCGTTCAGGTCACCGTCGAGCACGTTGCCAGGGGCCGTGCTTTCGACGCCGGTGCGCAGATCCTTGACCAGCTGATAGGGCTGCAGAACGTAGGAACGGATCTGGTGGCCCCAGCCGATATCGGTCTTGGATGCGGCCTGCGCATTCGCA
This genomic interval from Agrobacterium tumefaciens contains the following:
- a CDS encoding PhzF family phenazine biosynthesis protein; its protein translation is MALKYDIYDVFTETKMAGNPLAVMYDADDLSQATMQSIAREMNLSETVFINRSTNPAHAASLRIFTPSGELPFAGHPTVGAAVAIAERNRSKSDDDIDMVCVLEEKVGPVRCAVKMRSGAISFAEFDLPRKSSRVDLPLDHAALADALGVSEGHLGFENHVPSIWTAGVPFLLVPMHNIAAIREMDFDANLWLRTAPLVEGRLTAAYIYCRGGVNHAAKFHARMFSPEMGIAEDPATGSAAAALSGAIHHFDGLTDGHYPLLIEQGVEMERPSHIHLRMDIKDNEIARARIGGHAIRVASGTFEI
- a CDS encoding NAD kinase — protein: MSHSTYSLSFVASPAEDAQSALTELKAVYGDTPFEEAEVIVALGGDGFMLQILNETMNSGKRVYGMNRGSVGFLMNDYRVDGLLERIAVASGNDFHPLRMTTTDADGDEFTALAMNEVSLFRQSHQAAKLRVEVDGKVRLEELICDGMMVATPAGSTAYNFSAHGPILPLESPLLALTPVSAFRPRRWRGALLPNKVTVDIHVLERDKRPVNAVADHTEVKSVRHVRIAQSQDRTARILSDPDRSWSDRVLAEQFNN
- a CDS encoding isochorismatase family protein, with the protein product MKQALYIVDVQPSFHPPAALVAEITALAATMPSIATVERHDESVTPFERQLGWKPSADDPSLVPADRIFIKHGYGPPRDVIEYLLSLKLDRVLVCGIQADTCVLAAGFALFDAGLHPTLLPWLTVGSSLDRSGKLGARLWKHHFGAVLAGPEALRA